In one window of Gossypium hirsutum isolate 1008001.06 chromosome A01, Gossypium_hirsutum_v2.1, whole genome shotgun sequence DNA:
- the LOC107949262 gene encoding probable L-type lectin-domain containing receptor kinase S.5, translated as MSSSPLPPYLLILLVFLIHCSIQVSCFRFNFPAFEIDHIKQLILSNSYIVAHALQVTPDLGRSSIKYTSGRAVYKKPFRLWKDSHTIASFNTTFVFVIQNRTSPGGEGLAFIIAGDSTLPPNSEGRWLGILNSDPNGSQVVAVEFDTRKSDDQDLDDNHIGLDINSINSNASVSLNHFGFNISGGRDLWVLLQYDGQNLTVRVNETHVLSQRLDLSSYLPKKVFVGFSASTSNETQLNCIKSWEFLGTDIGGEGNLLWVAWIMIPVVILVLFIGVRFYLYRKTGPVEEDFEDAQRNIEDEIRRSDFAPKKFRFSELKQATGNFSPNNKLGKGGFGTVYKGSWGNKDVAVKRVSKKSNQGKQEFMAEVTTIGNLNHKNLVKLIGWCYERRELLLVYEYMPNGSLDKFIFYDEKTSMVESRLNWEQRQNIIRGVAQALEYLHNGCQKRVLHHDIKASNIMLDSEFIAKLGDFGLARTIHEKEKAYYSTVEIAGTPGYMTPETFLISRATVETDVYSFGVLILEVVCGRKPGNKSEQNNSNNSIVNWLWEYYENGKITATVDSRMDGNFVENEAKRVLILGLACCHPNPHCRPCMRTVLQVLLGEIDPPEVPQERPSFVWPAMPPSFTQMDHSLKGSQLNPITELAGR; from the coding sequence ATGAGTTCTTCACCACTACCACCCTACTTATTAATCCTACTAGTCTTCCTCATTCATTGTTCCATTCAAGTAAGCTGCTTTAGGTTTAATTTTCCAGCATTCGAGATAGATCATATAAAGCAGCTTATCTTGAGCAATTCTTACATAGTAGCGCATGCCCTCCAAGTTACCCCCGATCTTGGAAGAAGTTCCATTAAGTATACTTCGGGGCGAGCCGTGTATAAGAAACCTTTTAGATTGTGGAAAGACAGTCACACCATTGCTTCTTTCAATACAACCTTTGTCTTCGTTATCCAAAACAGAACATCTCCTGGGGGTGAAGGCCTAGCGTTTATAATAGCTGGGGATTCTACTCTTCCACCCAACAGTGAAGGGAGATGGCTTGGGATTTTGAACTCGGATCCGAATGGTTCCCAGGTGGTGGCGGTGGAGTTCGACACAAGGAAGAGCGATGATCAGGACTTGGATGATAACCATATTGGCTTGGACATAAATAGCATAAACTCCAACGCCTCAGTTTCTTTAAATCACTTTGGTTTTAATATTTCAGGAGGTCGTGATTTATGGGTTCTTCTTCAATATGATGGCCAAAACTTGACTGTGAGGGTAAATGAGACTCATGTGCTTTCTCAGCGTCTTGATCTTTCTAGCTATCTTCCAAAGAAGGTGTTTGTTGGATTCTCTGCTTCAACAAGCAATGAGACTCAGCTGAACTGTATCAAATCCTGGGAGTTTTTGGGGACCGATATCGGAGGAGAGGGGAACTTGTTGTGGGTAGCTTGGATAATGATTCCAGTAGTGATTCTGGTGTTGTTTATCGGGGTTCGTTTTTACTTGTATCGGAAAACAGGCCCCGTTGAGGAGGATTTTGAAGATGCGCAAAGAAATATAGAAGATGAGATTAGACGATCGGATTTTGCTCCAAAGAAGTTTCGATTCAGTGAATTGAAACAAGCAACTGGCAACTTCAGCCCCAATAACAAGCTTGGGAAAGGTGGATTTGGAACTGTGTACAAAGGGTCATGGGGAAACAAGGACGTAGCTGTCAAAAGAGTGTCGAAGAAATCAAATCAAGGCAAGCAAGAATTCATGGCGGAAGTAACAACAATTGGCAACCTCAACCACAAAAATCTCGTGAAGTTAATCGGGTGGTGCTATGAAAGACGTGAGCTCCTTCTTGTATACGAATACATGCCAAATGGAAGCCTTGATAAGTTcatattttatgatgaaaaaaCAAGCATGGTGGAATCGAGACTGAATTGGGAGCAAAGGCAAAATATAATACGAGGGGTAGCTCAAGCACTCGAGTATCTTCACAATGGTTGTCAAAAGCGGGTACTTCACCATGACATAAAAGCCAGCAACATAATGTTGGACTCAGAGTTCATCGCTAAGCTAGGGGATTTCGGGTTGGCTCGAACAATTCATGAAAAAGAGAAGGCTTATTATTCCACCGTAGAGATTGCTGGCACACCAGGTTACATGACTCCGGAAACCTTTCTTATCAGCCGAGCAACGGTGGAAACCGATGTCTATTCCTTCGGCGTTCTCATCTTAGAAGTTGTTTGCGGGAGGAAACCTGGTAACAAAAGTGAGCAAAACAATTCCAACAATAGCATCGTCAATTGGCTATGGGAATACTATGAGAATGGGAAGATCACTGCCACTGTGGATTCCAGGATGGATGGGAACTTCGTCGAGAATGAAGCCAAGCGTGTGCTGATTCTAGGATTGGCATGTTGCCATCCGAACCCACATTGCAGGCCTTGTATGAGAACTGTTTTGCAAGTTCTTTTAGGGGAAATTGATCCACCTGAGGTGCCTCAAGAGAGACCTTCATTTGTGTGGCCAGCTATGCCCCCATCTTTCACTCAAATGGATCACTCTCTTAAAGGCAGCCAACTCAATCCAATTACGGAGCTCGCGGGTAGGTAA